In the genome of Gemmatimonadales bacterium, the window CGTGTCGATGGTGGCTCGGCAGCGGCCGGTGAGCGGCGGCGCGCCGGGCGTCAAAGACTGATCGTCATGCCCTCGCGCGCGGCGTCCACCTCGAGCCCCTTCGCCCGGTGTGCGCCGTGCGCGCGCGCATCGCGCAACAGATTGTCGATGGTGTCGTCGTCGTGCTCGGGATCGTGGTGGAACAGGATCAGCCGCCGACAGCCGACGTCGCCGGCGAGCTCCACCGCCTCGCGCGGCGTCGAGTGGCCCCACCCCGCGCGGGCCCGGATGATGCCCTCCGAATACATCGCGTCGTGGATCAGCGTGTCGATGCCGCCGAGAAACTCGATGAGCGCGGTGCGCCAGCCGGCCGGCACCCGGTAGCGGCCGCCGGGACCCAACTCGTTGTCCGTGAGATAGGCGATCTCACCGCCGCCGTCACGCGGCCGCAGGCGGAAACCGAGCGTCGTACCCGGATGGCGCAGGCAGAACGTGGAGACCTGGAAGGGCCCGATCTCGAACGAGCCCTCACCGATCTCGGAGATCGAGAGCGTCGCCGCGAGCGCGGTGAGCGGGACGGGGAAGACCATGGGATCCATCTGCCGGCGCAGAATGTCGCCGAGGCTCACGCCATCCTGCGCGGCGCCGTAGATCCGGACCCGCGTGCCCGCGACGCTGAGCGGCTTGAAGAACGGCAATCCCTGAATGTGATCCCAGTGGGTGTGCGAGAGGAGAAGATCGACCTCGCGCGCGCCGCCGTAGCCTCTCTCGGCCGCGCCATCAGCGGGCGCGGCGCCATCCGCCTCGCTGCGCATGAGCGCGTCGCCTAGCGCTCGAAGCCCGGTGCCCGCGTCCAGCACCACGAGGCGGCCATCGCGGGCGGTAATGCCGACGCAGGGGGTATTGCCGCCGTAGCGGTGGGTCTTCGGGCCCGGTGTCGGAATCGAACCCCGGGTGCCCCAGAACGTCAGGGTGTAACTCACGAGGCCCCGATGCGAGAGGAATCCGGCGGGTGTGGCCCCCGCCGGCACGCTCGAAAGTCGGCCGCGACCCCGGGCGCGGCGAGAGCCGCACTCACCGGGGCCGCGTGACCGGGGTCACGCGCGGCGCGCCGCGAGCATCAACGCTTGTCGATCCTTGAGCGTGATGTCCTTGCGGGTGACCTGGATGATGCTGCGCTCGACCAGATTGCGCATCGTGCGCGACACCGTTTCTCGGCTGGAGCCGATCATCTGCGCGATCGTATGATGGGTGAGCTTGCGGGTGATCCGGTCCCCGTGCTCCTCGTCGGCCATGCGCAAGAGCAGGTGGGCTACCCGCCCGTTCACGTCGAGCAGCACGAGGCTGCCGATCTTCTCGTCCGCGCGCCGCAGGCGGCGTGAGATTTCCTTGAGGAGGGAGATCGCCACTTCCGGCATGCTGCGGAGCCGCGCGTGGAAATCTTCGCGGCGGATCACGAGCAGGTTGGAGTCTTCCATTGCGATCACGTGGGCGGAGCGCGGCTCTTCGTCGATCACCGCCATCTCACCAAAGAAGCTCCCCTCGCCGAGCACCGAAAGAATGACCTCGCGGCCGTCTTCGGCAATGAG includes:
- a CDS encoding Crp/Fnr family transcriptional regulator — encoded protein: MPVAAIDVLRKVPLFHGLTEHDLQSFADLARERSYPKGSVIVFEDDPGDALYLVAGGQVKVVLIAEDGREVILSVLGEGSFFGEMAVIDEEPRSAHVIAMEDSNLLVIRREDFHARLRSMPEVAISLLKEISRRLRRADEKIGSLVLLDVNGRVAHLLLRMADEEHGDRITRKLTHHTIAQMIGSSRETVSRTMRNLVERSIIQVTRKDITLKDRQALMLAARRA
- a CDS encoding MBL fold metallo-hydrolase, which translates into the protein MSYTLTFWGTRGSIPTPGPKTHRYGGNTPCVGITARDGRLVVLDAGTGLRALGDALMRSEADGAAPADGAAERGYGGAREVDLLLSHTHWDHIQGLPFFKPLSVAGTRVRIYGAAQDGVSLGDILRRQMDPMVFPVPLTALAATLSISEIGEGSFEIGPFQVSTFCLRHPGTTLGFRLRPRDGGGEIAYLTDNELGPGGRYRVPAGWRTALIEFLGGIDTLIHDAMYSEGIIRARAGWGHSTPREAVELAGDVGCRRLILFHHDPEHDDDTIDNLLRDARAHGAHRAKGLEVDAAREGMTISL